A single region of the Salicibibacter cibi genome encodes:
- a CDS encoding TAXI family TRAP transporter solute-binding subunit, which translates to MRINKKAKKCCLLSGSFLLTAGLLTACNSEAEDDEWQHAHISGPTDSGWYPLSTLFSDIWLDELEEADVTVVEGAAIGNIREVNTGVDVQTGFAFVSDFVDGINGEGGFEGEPQENVKALGAFYPTFWNIAVLEDSPYESLEDVVEYGADVIPGNPGDASVQTFHRIFEAMGYDEEDLEEAGVSVDYGGYGDAANQMRDGIIDLTIQGGGPYVPGLTEIDATQSVELLSIPEEVLDELEEQDYGYTTDLEIPANSYSAQPEDIPTVVTWAMMIVHEDMDDDVVYELTKAIWENVDRVEEEQPTRGEWFDPEFAYGEIDDPEENIHPGALRYYEEVGATD; encoded by the coding sequence GTGAGAATAAATAAAAAAGCGAAGAAATGCTGTTTGTTAAGTGGATCGTTCTTACTAACAGCAGGCTTGTTAACCGCCTGCAATAGCGAAGCAGAGGATGATGAGTGGCAGCATGCCCATATTTCCGGACCGACAGATTCGGGTTGGTATCCGCTATCCACCTTATTTTCCGACATTTGGCTGGATGAACTGGAAGAAGCCGATGTGACCGTTGTTGAAGGCGCTGCGATTGGCAACATTCGTGAGGTGAATACAGGGGTTGACGTGCAAACCGGATTTGCGTTTGTATCTGACTTTGTTGATGGGATTAACGGAGAAGGAGGATTTGAAGGGGAACCCCAGGAGAATGTGAAGGCGCTCGGCGCATTTTATCCTACCTTTTGGAACATCGCGGTATTGGAGGACAGCCCATATGAATCCCTGGAAGATGTGGTTGAATATGGCGCAGATGTGATTCCCGGCAATCCGGGCGACGCGAGCGTGCAAACCTTTCATCGAATCTTTGAAGCCATGGGGTATGACGAAGAAGATTTGGAAGAAGCAGGTGTTTCTGTAGATTATGGAGGTTACGGCGATGCTGCCAATCAGATGAGGGATGGGATTATTGATCTCACGATTCAAGGCGGCGGTCCTTACGTTCCGGGTCTGACTGAAATTGATGCCACCCAGTCCGTGGAACTTTTGTCTATCCCGGAGGAAGTGTTGGACGAGTTGGAGGAGCAAGATTATGGATACACCACTGACTTGGAGATTCCCGCTAACAGCTATAGCGCTCAACCGGAAGATATTCCGACCGTTGTGACATGGGCGATGATGATTGTACACGAGGATATGGATGATGACGTTGTGTATGAGCTTACAAAGGCGATTTGGGAAAATGTTGATCGTGTTGAAGAGGAGCAACCGACGCGAGGCGAATGGTTTGATCCGGAATTTGCCTACGGTGAAATTGACGATCCCGAAGAAAATATTCATCCTGGCGCATTACGATATTATGAAGAAGTCGGTGCGACTGACTAG
- a CDS encoding sigma-54 interaction domain-containing protein — protein MTTKALLSSEWSYLPFPMLLVNDRGEVIASNERASEDFHRCIAEDEHHFACNVNGKDYLVEKYEHSHINNYFFYLFYPHDKSAAKKYEEMERELNSLLESAYDAIYITDAEGTTLKTNPAIERITKIPRDYYIGKNVNQLVQRGILEESVTFKVVEEKKPMTAYQRGQGDIEVMLTGSPIFNEDGEVEKVITNIRDLTDLKQLRDENQKVKELNSFYKAELNKMQANPQVTKEVVCESTEMKNIFFTGERVANIDATILVLGETGVGKDVFAKNVHEHSLRSEQGEFIKINCGAIPPTLLESELFGYEAGAFSGAQKAGKAGMFELANHGTLFLDEVGELPLELQVKLLRVLQEGEIRRVGSTHTTRINVRVIAATNRDLKKMVKEGIFREDLYYRINVIPIHIPPLRERREDILPLIYFYLKHYNEKYDVNKQFSESALNFFYQFDWHGNVRELANLVERLVVTIPTNMIDISDIPVDIREETGDDGLPQEITTLQEATEHSERALLAKALKLYENTYKIADALGTSQATIVRKLKKYELT, from the coding sequence ATGACAACAAAAGCGTTATTATCCAGTGAATGGTCCTATCTCCCTTTCCCTATGCTCCTTGTAAACGATCGTGGAGAAGTGATCGCGAGCAATGAGCGGGCAAGTGAGGATTTTCATCGTTGCATAGCGGAAGACGAACATCATTTTGCATGCAATGTTAATGGTAAGGATTATCTTGTGGAAAAATATGAGCACTCCCATATAAACAATTATTTTTTTTATCTTTTCTATCCCCACGATAAAAGTGCGGCCAAGAAGTATGAAGAGATGGAAAGGGAATTAAATAGTTTGTTGGAAAGCGCTTATGATGCGATTTACATTACTGATGCTGAAGGAACTACGTTGAAAACTAATCCGGCCATTGAACGGATTACGAAAATCCCGCGAGATTATTATATTGGAAAAAATGTAAATCAGCTCGTTCAACGAGGCATACTGGAAGAATCGGTAACTTTTAAAGTGGTAGAAGAAAAGAAACCCATGACGGCTTATCAGCGGGGTCAAGGAGATATTGAAGTGATGCTTACCGGGAGTCCCATATTTAATGAAGATGGCGAAGTGGAAAAGGTCATCACCAACATTCGGGACTTGACGGACTTAAAGCAGCTTCGCGATGAAAATCAAAAAGTGAAAGAACTGAACTCTTTTTATAAGGCCGAACTCAATAAAATGCAGGCGAATCCACAGGTAACAAAGGAGGTCGTTTGTGAAAGTACGGAAATGAAAAACATTTTTTTCACGGGGGAACGTGTGGCAAATATCGATGCCACCATCCTTGTTCTCGGGGAAACCGGTGTCGGGAAAGATGTTTTCGCTAAAAATGTGCATGAGCATAGTCTACGCTCGGAACAAGGAGAATTTATAAAAATCAATTGCGGTGCGATCCCGCCGACACTTTTGGAATCGGAGTTATTCGGTTATGAAGCGGGGGCTTTTTCAGGTGCGCAGAAAGCGGGAAAAGCGGGGATGTTCGAACTTGCGAACCATGGTACGTTATTTCTCGATGAAGTCGGCGAACTTCCCCTCGAATTGCAAGTCAAGCTATTGCGCGTGTTACAGGAAGGCGAAATTAGAAGGGTTGGGAGCACGCACACGACGCGGATCAACGTTAGGGTGATTGCCGCTACCAACCGGGATTTAAAGAAAATGGTGAAAGAAGGCATCTTCCGGGAAGACCTATACTATCGCATTAATGTCATCCCGATTCACATTCCGCCGCTACGGGAGCGGCGCGAAGACATTTTGCCCCTCATCTATTTTTATCTCAAGCATTATAATGAAAAATACGACGTAAATAAACAGTTTTCGGAATCGGCATTAAACTTTTTCTATCAGTTTGATTGGCATGGAAATGTGAGAGAATTGGCCAACTTGGTGGAACGGCTCGTCGTCACGATTCCAACCAACATGATCGATATCAGCGATATTCCCGTCGATATCAGGGAGGAAACAGGAGATGACGGGTTACCCCAAGAGATTACGACACTGCAGGAAGCAACGGAACATTCGGAAAGAGCGCTTTTGGCAAAAGCCCTGAAACTTTATGAAAACACGTATAAAATCGCTGACGCATTAGGAACGAGCCAGGCGACGATTGTAAGGAAATTGAAGAAGTATGAGTTGACGTAG
- a CDS encoding sigma-54 interaction domain-containing protein, with translation MFNNETLQEFLGSEKFEPESIHDFPLAQVLSSIHDGIVVVNEQGVIVYANPSYTRILNVPVDRVIGKKMKDVEHDARILTVLKTGKAILQEPIYLDSLQAEVVVDSTPLYKGNKIIGGVTVFKKMGEVIDYYNALTKLNEIKKKKKLKKNKDELKDPFKNIIGSDPLFKKSLQKASAVALSGASILLSGESGVGKEVFANAIHKSSDRQNNAFVKINCSAIPESLLESELFGYEEGAFTGAKKGGKIGKFEQANGGTVFLDEIGDMPIQVQAKLLRVLQEKEFERVGGLQTINVDIRIIAATNQNLEAMIENKQFREDLYYRLNVVQIRIPALRERPLDIELIAKHFTSQFTNLYNKKLILSSEVVQRLKHYDWPGNVRQLANFIEHGIILCDEPIIQTKHLPEQIFEIDYIHEYDSNDNEELRIIKALKASKYNRTKAMEDLGISRRTFYKKIKKYNIEL, from the coding sequence ATGTTCAATAATGAAACGTTGCAAGAATTCTTAGGCAGCGAAAAATTTGAGCCTGAATCGATACATGATTTTCCTTTAGCGCAAGTTTTGTCATCCATTCATGACGGCATCGTTGTTGTAAATGAACAAGGGGTGATTGTGTATGCCAATCCTTCCTATACCCGTATCTTAAATGTCCCTGTGGATCGTGTGATAGGTAAAAAAATGAAAGATGTAGAACATGACGCCAGAATATTAACAGTCTTAAAAACCGGTAAAGCTATTTTACAAGAACCCATTTATTTAGATTCACTACAAGCTGAGGTGGTTGTCGACTCAACACCATTATATAAAGGTAATAAAATAATAGGTGGTGTCACTGTTTTTAAAAAAATGGGAGAAGTCATTGATTATTATAATGCTCTCACTAAGTTAAACGAAATCAAAAAGAAAAAAAAGCTGAAAAAAAATAAAGACGAATTAAAAGACCCTTTTAAAAATATTATCGGTAGCGATCCTCTTTTTAAGAAGAGTCTCCAAAAAGCGTCTGCAGTCGCCCTATCAGGCGCATCCATTTTATTGAGTGGGGAGAGCGGTGTTGGGAAAGAAGTGTTTGCAAATGCGATTCATAAATCCAGCGATAGACAAAACAACGCTTTTGTAAAAATTAATTGTTCCGCTATTCCGGAATCATTATTAGAATCAGAGCTATTTGGTTATGAAGAAGGGGCATTTACCGGGGCTAAAAAAGGTGGGAAAATTGGAAAGTTTGAACAGGCAAATGGCGGAACGGTTTTTCTAGATGAAATCGGGGACATGCCAATACAGGTGCAGGCGAAATTATTAAGGGTACTACAGGAAAAAGAATTTGAACGTGTAGGTGGCCTACAAACGATAAATGTCGACATTCGAATTATAGCAGCAACGAATCAGAATCTTGAAGCGATGATAGAAAACAAACAATTTCGTGAAGACTTGTATTATCGCTTGAATGTCGTACAAATTCGCATCCCGGCTTTAAGAGAAAGGCCTTTAGATATTGAATTAATTGCGAAGCATTTCACTTCTCAATTTACAAACCTATATAATAAAAAACTGATTCTTTCTAGTGAAGTAGTTCAAAGGTTAAAACACTATGATTGGCCGGGAAATGTTCGCCAACTTGCTAATTTTATCGAACATGGGATTATTCTCTGTGATGAGCCCATCATACAAACGAAGCATCTACCTGAACAAATTTTTGAAATCGATTACATTCATGAATATGATTCGAATGATAATGAAGAACTAAGAATCATCAAGGCTTTAAAGGCATCAAAGTACAACCGGACAAAAGCTATGGAAGATTTGGGTATAAGTCGGAGAACGTTTTATAAAAAAATAAAAAAATACAATATTGAGCTATGA
- a CDS encoding TRAP transporter permease has product MEKSANGNEKIDLTIEEERMNSSIEKSLYNPDGWTTWKRLRQFMIAIIAITLAVYVIYYAAAGGLPAWQHRAVFTTIFLILCFSTFSYRKGKEPGHLLFDGVPLILSIALLGHAFFSYPDIALRQGATTLIDQIVATVMIFLVIEGVRRTIGHAMAILALFFWAYIFIGPLFPGLLGHQGFSYGRMTDALYTTTNGIFSDPIYVASTVLILFLIFAAFMMRTGVGQFFIEFAFALTGRIRGGPALASVLSSGLLATVSGNGAANASMTGPFTIPLMKRVGYTKTFSGAVEAVASQGGQIMPPIMGAAAFVMAEYTGIPYIEVAAYALLPAILFFTVVGVVIYFQARRLGLEGIPGYQLPNFWKLVAGKGYLILPLVIIIFLMVIGYSPMRAGMWALLSVFILSLFKKESRMNVMAILAALEKGIRNAVPTVMACAGAGIIAGSVIMTGLGMSFSRFAVEMSGGQLLPLLLLIMVASIILGMGMPTVSAYVILATVAAGALTQLGVPVLVAHFFVFYFGIFSGITPPVAITSYITAGIAGSNPLRTAVYSLRVGMAGFILPYMLVYNPSLSLDGSVPSIIFGIITALMGLVAFAGFIEGCMLKITEVWERISLLVAAVLLVADHLWTDVIGLALLLIIFVYQWRSKDKNTTAGISTEY; this is encoded by the coding sequence ATGGAGAAAAGCGCTAACGGAAATGAAAAAATTGACTTAACCATCGAAGAAGAAAGAATGAACTCTTCCATTGAGAAATCTCTGTATAACCCGGATGGCTGGACAACATGGAAGCGTTTACGGCAATTTATGATTGCCATCATTGCGATCACCCTCGCGGTTTATGTGATCTACTACGCGGCAGCCGGGGGCTTGCCGGCTTGGCAGCACCGCGCTGTGTTTACAACCATCTTTTTAATTCTGTGTTTTAGTACGTTTTCGTATCGCAAAGGCAAAGAACCCGGACATTTATTGTTCGATGGAGTGCCGCTCATCTTATCGATTGCACTGCTCGGACATGCGTTTTTTTCCTATCCGGATATTGCCCTTCGCCAAGGGGCTACTACCCTTATTGACCAAATCGTGGCGACGGTTATGATTTTCCTTGTTATAGAAGGAGTACGACGGACGATTGGGCACGCGATGGCAATATTGGCATTGTTTTTTTGGGCCTATATATTTATAGGGCCTTTGTTCCCGGGTCTATTGGGGCATCAAGGATTTAGTTATGGCCGCATGACTGATGCCCTTTACACGACGACGAACGGGATTTTCAGTGATCCCATTTATGTGGCTTCCACTGTCCTTATTTTGTTTCTGATTTTTGCTGCCTTTATGATGAGGACAGGGGTTGGGCAATTTTTTATTGAATTTGCATTTGCATTAACCGGACGTATTCGCGGCGGTCCCGCGCTAGCGTCGGTGTTATCAAGCGGTTTGCTAGCGACGGTGAGTGGAAATGGGGCGGCGAACGCATCCATGACCGGACCGTTTACAATTCCGTTGATGAAGAGGGTAGGTTATACCAAAACGTTTTCCGGTGCTGTGGAAGCGGTTGCTTCTCAAGGTGGACAGATTATGCCGCCGATCATGGGCGCGGCCGCGTTTGTTATGGCGGAATACACCGGTATTCCTTACATTGAAGTAGCCGCCTATGCCCTTCTCCCGGCTATTCTGTTTTTTACCGTCGTCGGAGTGGTCATCTATTTTCAAGCTCGCCGCTTAGGGTTGGAGGGCATCCCGGGATATCAGCTCCCAAATTTTTGGAAGCTCGTCGCGGGCAAAGGATACCTTATCTTGCCGTTAGTGATTATTATCTTTTTGATGGTCATTGGCTATAGCCCGATGAGAGCCGGAATGTGGGCGTTGCTGTCCGTTTTTATATTGAGTCTATTTAAAAAAGAGAGCCGTATGAATGTGATGGCTATCCTTGCCGCTTTGGAAAAAGGCATCCGAAATGCCGTTCCGACGGTGATGGCCTGTGCAGGGGCGGGCATTATCGCCGGATCTGTGATTATGACAGGACTTGGCATGAGTTTTTCCAGATTCGCGGTGGAAATGTCAGGCGGGCAACTGTTGCCGTTGCTTTTGCTGATCATGGTTGCTTCCATTATTCTCGGTATGGGCATGCCGACGGTTTCGGCTTATGTCATTCTCGCAACCGTTGCCGCAGGTGCGCTTACGCAATTGGGTGTACCCGTTCTCGTCGCCCATTTCTTCGTTTTCTATTTCGGTATTTTTTCCGGAATTACACCACCGGTGGCGATTACCTCTTATATTACAGCCGGAATTGCCGGCAGCAATCCGTTGCGTACCGCTGTCTATTCCCTTCGGGTCGGGATGGCCGGTTTTATCTTGCCGTACATGCTCGTCTATAATCCATCGCTGTCTTTGGATGGAAGTGTCCCTTCGATTATTTTCGGTATTATAACTGCTCTCATGGGTCTTGTGGCCTTTGCCGGTTTTATCGAAGGGTGTATGCTGAAAATAACGGAGGTTTGGGAGCGAATATCTTTATTGGTAGCGGCTGTTTTGTTGGTGGCTGACCATTTATGGACAGACGTTATCGGTCTCGCGTTGCTGCTGATTATTTTTGTCTATCAATGGAGAAGCAAGGATAAAAATACAACAGCGGGGATTTCTACTGAGTACTAA
- a CDS encoding thiamine pyrophosphate-binding protein → MFLSFPSDIMWKESDAETLPLTDISTNIRGDREAIKAATKSILEASNPVILAGDRIGSTNSISSLVALSELTGAQVYVEHQSAELNFPYTHQHFGGRCLPNGSFIKKVLSEADLVIFAGVISQAPLLYFDEPLVEKGTKRIAIDNSEWQIGKNMHVDIPILGHPHEVLKEIVDETKQHASNENVRTFDITRKRTLAKHRQRTEDLQRQLEESQENDILTPAQVIHELNQHLPENALIVDESVTSGQYVHDYLQLEKPKSFIGLKGGGLGYGMPASLGAQLGRPDQRVVNIIGDGSSLYYIQAIWNAAKHRLPVVFFVINNASYMILKGGLVNMDGEAAKKNFFPGMDLTGPSIDFVSVAKGFGVDAVKVENEEELTTALQQAFSANKPMLLDVTVDSTVKVFLK, encoded by the coding sequence GTGTTTTTATCTTTCCCTTCCGATATCATGTGGAAGGAATCGGACGCAGAGACCCTGCCTTTAACAGATATATCAACTAATATTCGTGGCGATCGCGAGGCGATCAAAGCAGCGACGAAAAGCATTCTTGAAGCGTCCAACCCTGTTATTTTAGCAGGCGATCGAATCGGGAGCACGAATTCTATATCAAGCTTAGTGGCATTATCAGAATTAACGGGGGCTCAAGTCTATGTAGAACATCAAAGTGCTGAGTTGAACTTCCCTTACACTCATCAACATTTTGGAGGGCGATGCTTACCGAACGGTTCTTTTATAAAAAAAGTCCTGTCAGAAGCTGATTTGGTGATTTTTGCCGGTGTCATCAGTCAGGCACCATTACTTTACTTTGATGAACCACTTGTCGAGAAAGGGACGAAACGAATTGCTATTGACAACTCCGAATGGCAAATCGGTAAAAATATGCATGTGGATATTCCTATTCTCGGACACCCCCATGAAGTTTTGAAAGAAATCGTTGATGAAACGAAACAACATGCCTCAAATGAGAACGTTCGGACATTTGACATTACGAGAAAAAGAACGTTGGCAAAACATAGGCAAAGGACTGAAGACTTACAGAGACAGTTGGAGGAATCGCAGGAAAACGACATCCTGACACCGGCTCAGGTTATCCATGAACTGAATCAACATCTGCCCGAAAATGCACTAATCGTCGATGAATCGGTCACTTCCGGGCAATATGTCCACGACTATTTGCAATTGGAAAAGCCCAAAAGTTTTATTGGACTGAAGGGTGGTGGTTTAGGTTACGGAATGCCCGCCTCCTTAGGGGCGCAATTAGGGCGCCCGGATCAAAGAGTCGTGAATATCATAGGGGACGGATCCAGCCTATACTATATTCAGGCCATATGGAATGCTGCTAAACATCGGCTCCCTGTTGTTTTCTTTGTTATTAATAATGCCAGTTACATGATTCTAAAAGGTGGTTTAGTAAACATGGATGGGGAAGCAGCAAAAAAGAACTTTTTTCCCGGAATGGACTTAACAGGACCATCTATTGATTTTGTCAGTGTTGCCAAGGGATTTGGTGTGGATGCAGTAAAAGTGGAAAATGAAGAGGAATTGACGACAGCTTTACAACAGGCGTTTTCTGCAAACAAACCGATGCTTCTTGATGTGACTGTTGACTCCACGGTTAAAGTGTTTCTTAAATAG
- a CDS encoding thiamine pyrophosphate-binding protein, which yields MLGRDLVLEAFREYGVEYLFGNPGTTELPLMDGLVNYPDIEFIVSLQEDICVGMAAGYAQATGKPGVLNLHAAPGLAHGLGNVYDAFRASVPLIVTAGQQDTRLAAQEPALWGEMVPMIENYTKWSWEVKSIEELPIVVQRAFKVAMTEPRGRCFYLSLPISCGRNRTQRPCL from the coding sequence TTGCTAGGAAGAGATTTAGTTTTAGAAGCATTCCGGGAGTATGGGGTAGAGTACTTGTTTGGCAACCCGGGGACGACAGAGTTACCTTTAATGGATGGTTTAGTGAATTATCCGGATATTGAATTCATTGTATCTCTTCAAGAAGATATCTGTGTGGGGATGGCTGCAGGTTATGCTCAAGCGACAGGGAAGCCCGGCGTATTAAATTTACATGCAGCTCCGGGGTTAGCGCACGGATTAGGAAATGTTTATGATGCTTTTCGCGCATCCGTGCCATTGATTGTGACTGCCGGCCAACAGGACACACGGTTGGCTGCTCAAGAACCGGCTTTATGGGGAGAAATGGTCCCGATGATTGAAAATTACACAAAATGGAGTTGGGAAGTCAAAAGCATTGAAGAATTGCCGATCGTTGTGCAGCGTGCTTTTAAAGTTGCAATGACGGAACCAAGGGGCCGGTGTTTTTATCTTTCCCTTCCGATATCATGTGGAAGGAATCGGACGCAGAGACCCTGCCTTTAA
- a CDS encoding 3-hydroxyacyl-CoA dehydrogenase family protein, whose amino-acid sequence MIFFTTSKINSVNYIASLTEDPKKVVGLQFIGYFESIKIVELIKGIHTSQKTLMDAQNILKKMDKEVIILKDSPGFMINRLVFTLINESIHLLNEGIGTPKNIDDEMELGMGMAIGPLKLADKIGLDNTLKILHHLYEETGNNKYLPCPLLKNMVNAGYVGVKSNVGFFNYSAEILDFPIFNT is encoded by the coding sequence ATGATATTTTTTACTACAAGTAAAATTAACTCCGTGAATTACATCGCTTCTCTGACAGAAGATCCCAAAAAGGTTGTAGGACTTCAATTTATTGGGTATTTCGAAAGTATAAAGATTGTGGAACTAATCAAAGGGATTCATACATCACAGAAAACGTTGATGGATGCGCAAAATATTTTAAAAAAAATGGATAAAGAGGTAATCATTTTAAAAGACTCACCTGGTTTTATGATAAATAGATTAGTATTTACATTAATCAATGAGTCTATTCATCTTTTAAATGAAGGAATTGGCACACCGAAAAACATAGATGATGAAATGGAATTAGGAATGGGGATGGCAATAGGTCCATTAAAGTTAGCTGATAAAATAGGATTGGACAATACACTAAAAATATTACATCATCTTTATGAGGAGACGGGAAACAATAAATATTTACCTTGTCCACTATTAAAAAATATGGTGAATGCCGGCTATGTTGGTGTTAAATCAAATGTAGGTTTTTTCAACTACTCAGCAGAAATATTAGATTTTCCGATATTTAATACTTAA
- a CDS encoding acyl-CoA dehydrogenase family protein, with protein sequence MNFNISEENEQMRVMVKNFVENEVEPYAQQIEEEDAIPGNLIDKAKELGLFGLSIPEEYGGIGLDTVGKCIVYEQLGRTHNGYVSLIGAHTGIGSTGLVRLASEELKQKYLPDMAAGRKIGCFALSEPGAGSDATNLGTTAEKKGDKWFVNGTKHFITNAPIADVFTVFALTDREKGAKGGITAFLIEKDFPGIKVGKPDKKMGLKGSHTSQVIFDNCEVPDENVIGEVGMGYVSALTILGEGRVGLAARSVGSSKKLIDLSMEYAEERKQFGKPISKQQAIQWMLADMETETEAAKTMTYRAAWLIDQGEKAIKESSMAKLFATETYNKVADKAVQIHGGMGYMAEYPAERFYRDARITKIYEGTNEIQRLIISKNMLKGS encoded by the coding sequence ATGAATTTTAATATCAGCGAAGAAAATGAACAGATGCGCGTGATGGTAAAAAACTTTGTGGAAAACGAAGTGGAACCATATGCGCAACAAATTGAAGAAGAGGATGCGATTCCCGGGAATCTTATCGATAAGGCTAAGGAGCTAGGGCTTTTTGGTTTAAGTATTCCGGAAGAATACGGAGGCATCGGCCTCGATACCGTCGGGAAGTGCATTGTGTATGAGCAGTTGGGACGTACGCATAATGGCTATGTTTCTCTTATTGGCGCCCATACCGGCATCGGCAGTACCGGACTCGTTAGATTGGCTTCGGAAGAGCTCAAACAAAAGTATCTGCCTGACATGGCAGCCGGAAGAAAGATTGGTTGTTTTGCCCTTTCCGAACCGGGAGCAGGGTCTGATGCGACCAATCTTGGCACGACAGCGGAGAAAAAGGGAGATAAATGGTTTGTAAACGGCACTAAGCATTTCATCACGAATGCGCCGATCGCCGATGTTTTCACCGTCTTCGCTCTCACCGACAGAGAAAAGGGAGCAAAAGGCGGCATTACGGCATTTCTGATCGAAAAGGATTTTCCGGGAATCAAGGTCGGTAAACCGGATAAGAAAATGGGGCTCAAAGGTTCCCATACGAGTCAAGTTATCTTCGATAATTGTGAAGTCCCTGATGAAAATGTCATCGGTGAAGTCGGGATGGGATACGTGTCCGCGCTCACCATTTTAGGGGAAGGGCGAGTTGGACTGGCTGCCCGTTCCGTTGGGTCATCGAAAAAGTTGATTGACCTTTCCATGGAATATGCGGAAGAAAGGAAACAATTTGGGAAACCAATCTCCAAGCAGCAAGCGATCCAATGGATGCTCGCCGATATGGAAACGGAAACGGAAGCGGCCAAAACGATGACCTACCGGGCAGCATGGTTGATCGACCAAGGCGAAAAAGCGATTAAAGAAAGCTCAATGGCCAAGCTTTTTGCAACGGAGACCTATAATAAGGTTGCCGATAAGGCGGTACAAATCCATGGTGGAATGGGTTACATGGCCGAGTACCCTGCCGAACGTTTTTATCGTGATGCCAGAATCACGAAAATCTATGAAGGCACCAA